One window from the genome of Glycine soja cultivar W05 chromosome 12, ASM419377v2, whole genome shotgun sequence encodes:
- the LOC114378874 gene encoding uncharacterized protein LOC114378874, with the protein MVASSGIASLLLPGGRTTHSKFKIPVPIFEDSTCNIHQGTQLAELLNEASLIIWDEVPMAHKFYFEALDQSLRDVIKAKSSSDKIFGGKVMVFGGDFRQILPVIPKGSQSDIVNATINLDCEQMEYSSADYVDKSETLESSHF; encoded by the exons atggTTGCTTCTAGCGGCATAGCTTCTTTGTTATTGCCTGGAGGAAGAACaacacattcaaaattcaaaattcctgTTCCGATATTTGAAGACTCAACATGCAATATTCATCAAGGAACACAATTGGCTGAATTATTGAATGAAGCAAGTCTTATCATCTGGGATGAAGTCCCCATGGCTCACAAATTCTATTTTGAAGCACTTGATCAAAGTCTAAGAGATGTTATTAAGGCGAAATCAAGTTCTGATAAAATCTTTGGTGGTAAAGTTATGGTATTTGGTGGAGATTTTCGACAGATTCTGCCAGTCATTCCTAAGGGTAGCCAGTCTGACATTGTTAATGCAACTATAAATTTGGACT gtGAACAAATGGAATATTCAAGTGCTGATTATGTGGACAAATCAGAAACACTAGAGAGTTCTCATTTTTGA